The Panacibacter microcysteis genome includes a window with the following:
- a CDS encoding polysaccharide biosynthesis/export family protein, which yields MKKLTFYTKSLLYPVLFLFLISFFATSCKTERIAILKDIPDTTSLRYIPLAKYTPPTVRVDDILNIVIQTLDPQANTILNQGNLPATSGAVSGGSAAQAVISGYLVGKDGSVRMPYIGTVHVAGLTTEQIRDTVSNRIAFYFKDPVVNVRFANFKVTVLGEVKNPSTFLIPNEKPSIIDAVGLAGDITIYGRRDNVMLIRDYEGQKEITRINLDSSKSVSSPYFFLRPNDVIYVEASASKVQSTDAYRNRNYSIIAAALGFLTILSARLLFK from the coding sequence ATGAAAAAATTGACTTTCTACACCAAATCTCTGCTCTACCCTGTTTTGTTTCTTTTTCTCATCTCATTTTTTGCAACATCCTGTAAAACCGAACGTATCGCGATTTTAAAAGACATTCCTGATACAACTTCATTGAGATATATTCCACTGGCAAAGTACACGCCACCTACTGTACGGGTGGATGATATATTAAATATTGTTATTCAAACACTTGATCCTCAGGCTAATACAATATTAAACCAGGGAAATCTTCCCGCAACTTCCGGTGCGGTATCCGGCGGCTCTGCCGCGCAGGCTGTTATTTCAGGCTACCTGGTAGGTAAAGATGGTTCTGTACGCATGCCTTACATTGGTACAGTGCACGTAGCAGGTTTAACCACAGAACAGATCAGAGATACTGTAAGTAACAGGATCGCTTTCTATTTTAAAGACCCTGTAGTCAATGTTCGTTTTGCCAACTTTAAAGTTACTGTGCTCGGCGAAGTTAAAAACCCGTCTACTTTTCTTATTCCCAATGAAAAACCAAGCATCATTGATGCGGTGGGCCTGGCGGGAGATATAACGATCTATGGCAGACGGGACAACGTAATGCTGATCAGGGATTATGAAGGACAAAAAGAAATTACCAGGATTAACCTTGATAGTTCAAAAAGTGTAAGCTCTCCTTATTTCTTCCTTCGTCCAAACGACGTAATATATGTAGAAGCCTCTGCTTCTAAAGTGCAGAGTACAGATGCCTACAGAAACCGCAACTACTCCATTATTGCTGCGGCGTTGGGTTTCCTTACAATATTATCAGCAAGACTATTGTTTAAATAA
- a CDS encoding GumC family protein, translating into MQSNNKPNDNTNAGIVGFNNGEEGFDFKYLVAKVAGNWKWFLLSAILCVGLAVLYIMYAIPTFTISARVLVNGANSGKINSGITETSMLSDLALFSQQNDVNNEIQELYSRTLVEKAVKDLQLNVSYWALAGVRFAEVYDKSPFFIDLLELRGGLEDPLAWDVRIIGDSLKFMDDYTPDQFRIRFGDTVRKKFCTYVVRKNPASPEVKDSTFPLGLRILTYPATNYTYMENLLVFLTATNTTMMDVTFDNSVPAKGEDFLNYLIKSYIDTKVRANNAIADSTIRFIDERITGVAQELSNVESRATNILTSGGITDINEETRVLTGEKSEASAALSNYNAKVQSVDMINRYLNDPTRINEPLPTSTNIDDPTYISQVQKYNSLQQQKETALQTNTVNNPVIINLDNQISVTRGILKNILSTYKESLNYTYNSLAGRNAEVQGRVSRAPIQQRQYLETSRRQEVLQQLYVYLLTVREQTAVTKSNNIEPVRIIDAPKAGVYPWWPNKIIVIIAAIFLALVIPSVAILIGELNSNKVTTPNDITAATSTPVIAEISASKNGKAIVVTKDSRTAVAEQFRTLRTSLLSKVAEISNGKPGGKVVMLTSTVSGEGKSFVTLNTAVTLALAGKKVLLADFELRKSQLGTVLNLDDSKHGIAEYLEENGSLNEAIVPSGINENLWILMSGTLESNPSEALLNDRMKVLFEDMRNKFDYIVVDTPPAAIVTDAQVIGVYADITLYVVRQKYTYKKHVDVIEDLKHNRKLKNMYVILNDVKPVPGYNQGYGLGFRFDEDHGYYTQDDAKDKRPFYKKIFPDTEA; encoded by the coding sequence ATGCAAAGCAACAATAAACCTAATGATAATACCAATGCTGGTATTGTGGGTTTTAACAATGGGGAGGAAGGTTTTGACTTTAAATACCTGGTAGCAAAGGTTGCCGGTAACTGGAAATGGTTTCTACTTTCTGCCATTTTATGTGTGGGTCTGGCTGTACTATATATAATGTACGCTATCCCTACATTTACAATCAGTGCAAGGGTGCTTGTAAACGGTGCTAACTCAGGTAAAATAAACAGTGGTATCACCGAAACATCTATGTTAAGCGACCTCGCGTTGTTCTCACAGCAAAACGATGTAAACAATGAAATCCAGGAATTATATTCCAGGACGCTTGTAGAAAAAGCAGTAAAAGACCTGCAGCTTAACGTATCATATTGGGCGCTTGCCGGTGTAAGGTTTGCAGAAGTATATGATAAATCTCCGTTCTTTATAGATCTGCTGGAACTGCGTGGCGGTTTGGAAGACCCGCTGGCATGGGATGTACGTATCATTGGTGACAGCCTGAAATTTATGGATGATTATACACCTGATCAGTTCAGGATTAGATTTGGCGATACGGTAAGAAAGAAATTTTGTACGTACGTGGTGAGAAAAAATCCCGCTTCTCCGGAAGTGAAAGATTCCACCTTTCCTTTGGGTTTAAGAATACTGACTTACCCGGCCACAAACTACACTTACATGGAGAATTTGTTGGTTTTTCTTACGGCAACCAACACTACTATGATGGATGTTACATTTGATAATTCAGTGCCGGCCAAAGGTGAGGATTTTCTTAACTACCTTATAAAATCGTACATAGATACAAAAGTGCGTGCTAATAATGCCATTGCTGATAGTACCATCAGGTTTATTGACGAGCGTATTACCGGCGTTGCACAAGAGCTAAGCAATGTTGAAAGCAGGGCTACCAATATTTTAACTTCCGGAGGTATTACAGACATCAACGAAGAGACACGCGTATTAACCGGTGAAAAAAGTGAGGCCAGTGCTGCATTGTCCAACTACAATGCGAAAGTACAGTCTGTGGATATGATCAACCGCTACCTGAACGATCCTACACGTATCAATGAGCCCCTGCCAACCAGTACAAACATTGATGATCCTACGTACATTTCCCAGGTGCAGAAATACAACAGCCTGCAACAACAGAAAGAAACAGCTTTACAGACCAATACCGTGAATAACCCGGTTATTATTAATCTTGATAACCAGATATCGGTTACCCGTGGTATTTTAAAGAACATTCTTTCTACTTATAAAGAATCTCTAAACTATACATACAATTCTCTTGCCGGCAGAAATGCAGAAGTGCAGGGCCGTGTGTCAAGAGCACCAATACAGCAGCGTCAATATCTCGAAACATCGCGCAGGCAGGAAGTTTTGCAGCAGTTGTATGTTTACCTGCTTACTGTAAGAGAGCAGACGGCTGTTACCAAATCAAACAACATAGAACCGGTAAGAATAATAGATGCACCCAAAGCAGGCGTGTACCCGTGGTGGCCTAACAAGATCATTGTAATAATCGCAGCAATATTTCTTGCTTTGGTTATTCCTTCTGTTGCCATTCTTATAGGCGAATTAAACAGCAATAAAGTAACCACACCAAATGATATTACTGCAGCTACATCTACACCGGTAATTGCTGAAATAAGTGCCAGCAAAAATGGAAAAGCCATTGTTGTTACAAAAGACTCCCGTACGGCTGTGGCAGAGCAGTTCCGCACCTTGCGTACAAGTCTCTTGTCTAAAGTGGCAGAGATATCAAACGGCAAACCCGGTGGTAAAGTAGTAATGCTTACATCCACTGTGAGTGGAGAAGGTAAATCTTTTGTTACACTCAACACAGCGGTAACCCTGGCGCTTGCCGGTAAAAAAGTATTACTCGCAGATTTTGAATTGCGTAAGTCTCAGTTAGGCACAGTGTTAAACCTCGATGATTCCAAACATGGTATTGCAGAATACCTGGAAGAAAATGGCTCACTGAATGAAGCAATTGTTCCGTCTGGCATCAATGAAAATCTCTGGATTCTGATGTCGGGCACGTTAGAGTCTAATCCATCAGAAGCATTGTTGAATGACCGTATGAAAGTGCTGTTTGAAGACATGCGGAACAAATTCGACTACATTGTGGTAGACACACCACCGGCTGCTATAGTAACAGACGCGCAGGTTATCGGCGTGTATGCTGACATTACCCTTTACGTGGTAAGGCAGAAATACACTTACAAAAAACACGTAGATGTTATTGAAGATCTTAAACACAACAGGAAGCTTAAAAACATGTATGTAATTCTGAATGACGTTAAACCTGTTCCGGGTTATAACCAGGGTTATGGTTTAGGTTTCAGGTTCGATGAAGATCATGGTTATTATACACAGGATGATGCCAAAGACAAGAGGCCTTTCTATAAGAAGATATTTCCTGATACAGAAGCATAA
- a CDS encoding sulfotransferase family protein — MKNSISRPVIVIGSGRSGTTIISEILFRHEDLAWPSNYQEMFPAKPGINLFRLAFENKLWRLQGQKPQLNKVSKLNKILFKPAEAYRFWEYLTGPDVDFSRGFLLHQKPSADDLKRIHKAFNKIVRYQSKKRLAFKITGPARIGYLKTVFPDAVFINIVREPIATINSWLNVEFWQDKGKHQLWWTGAYTPQELEWAEKNADKPELLAAMQYRKLQETTEKEIEEHKVKCLTVRYEDFVAQPAATIHSIIAFADLKKSSLVDTYLQGIKIYNQNKNDEKTGEDPQATDMQRILQGVYAF, encoded by the coding sequence ATGAAAAACAGTATATCCAGGCCAGTCATTGTAATCGGTTCAGGTCGGTCTGGTACAACCATTATTTCCGAAATACTCTTCCGGCACGAAGATTTGGCCTGGCCGTCTAATTACCAGGAAATGTTCCCGGCAAAACCAGGCATTAACCTTTTTCGCCTGGCTTTTGAAAATAAATTGTGGCGTCTGCAGGGCCAGAAACCGCAGTTAAACAAGGTTTCTAAACTTAATAAGATTCTGTTTAAACCTGCAGAAGCCTACAGGTTTTGGGAATACTTAACCGGGCCGGATGTAGATTTTTCACGAGGCTTTCTGCTTCACCAGAAACCATCAGCAGACGACCTGAAAAGAATTCACAAGGCATTCAATAAAATAGTACGGTACCAGTCTAAAAAAAGACTGGCATTTAAAATAACAGGCCCGGCTAGAATAGGTTATCTTAAAACTGTTTTTCCCGATGCTGTTTTTATCAATATTGTAAGAGAGCCTATTGCAACCATTAATTCGTGGCTAAACGTAGAGTTTTGGCAGGACAAAGGAAAACACCAGTTGTGGTGGACCGGCGCTTACACACCACAGGAACTGGAATGGGCAGAAAAGAATGCTGATAAGCCGGAACTGCTGGCAGCTATGCAATACCGCAAACTACAGGAAACAACAGAAAAAGAAATAGAAGAGCACAAAGTAAAGTGCCTGACCGTACGTTATGAAGATTTTGTGGCACAACCTGCAGCAACAATCCATAGCATTATAGCTTTTGCAGATCTAAAAAAATCATCGCTGGTAGATACATATTTGCAGGGAATAAAAATCTATAACCAGAACAAGAACGACGAAAAAACCGGCGAAGACCCACAGGCAACAGATATGCAGCGCATTTTACAGGGAGTTTATGCATTTTAG